From the Micromonospora lupini genome, one window contains:
- a CDS encoding ComEC/Rec2 family competence protein, with translation MSGGHPTPSGRPAVAPPRTPPPDLRLAGLAVAAWLTALTGLHVGVRPLVLAGGTAAVLSALSALHLLGRLGHPRALARRHGWIAVVVGLGVLCGAAAAVGRLAVRDAPPIRDLAEQRAPVTAELVVHDDPRPIRSAGRPGMLLVSTELIRLTGPNGQRIRASARLLVLATDPGWRGLLPGQHVTAEGRLGVPRGGDLTAAVLGATGPPERHGAASWAQRAAGTLRAGLQRACAPLPDDPGGLLPGLVVGDTSRLPPAVEEDFRATGMTHLNAVSGSNVAIVLGAVLLLARWARAGPWLAGLLCGVALVGFVILVRPSPSVVRAATMGAIGLVALAAGRPRAALPALAAAVTVLVLLDPELAGDAGFALSVLATGGLLLLAPRWRDGLRRRGVPAGLAEALAVPAAAQVACGPVVAGISGTVSLVAVPANLLAVPAIAPATVLGVTAAVLSPIWPGGAGFVAWLASWPAWWLVVLARHGARLPAGTLPWPGGAWGALLLAALTVALLVAARRQLVRRLVAVVAVAALLGTLPVRLLATGWPPPGWVVVACAVGQGDALVLPVAPGRAVVVDAGPDPGAVDGCLRRLGIREVPLLVVSHFHVDHVGGVAGVFRGRRVTAVLTPPSTDPASGRDAVRAAAMSGRATLLGTTAGALHRVGGVDLLVLGPPYPLAGTRSDPNNNSLLLRATVAGVRILLPGDAETEEQHAVLARVAPGQLRADVLKVAHHGSAYQDDGFLAAVRPAVALVPVGAGNTYGHPNPALLTRLSRGGARVLRTDTDGDLAAIRTGDGLAVARRGVRPGRPP, from the coding sequence CACGGCTGGATCGCCGTCGTGGTCGGCCTCGGCGTGCTCTGTGGCGCGGCGGCGGCAGTCGGCCGCCTGGCTGTCCGGGACGCGCCGCCGATCCGCGACCTGGCCGAGCAGCGCGCTCCGGTCACCGCCGAGCTGGTCGTCCACGATGATCCACGCCCGATCCGATCCGCCGGCCGTCCCGGCATGCTGCTGGTGTCGACTGAGCTGATTCGGCTGACCGGTCCGAACGGTCAGCGGATTCGCGCGTCGGCGCGGCTGCTGGTCCTGGCCACCGACCCGGGCTGGCGAGGTCTGCTGCCCGGGCAGCACGTGACCGCCGAGGGTCGCCTCGGCGTTCCGCGCGGCGGCGATCTCACCGCCGCGGTGCTCGGCGCCACCGGTCCCCCCGAACGGCACGGTGCGGCGTCCTGGGCGCAGCGCGCCGCCGGCACGCTGCGTGCCGGCCTGCAACGGGCCTGTGCGCCCCTCCCCGACGATCCAGGTGGCCTGCTGCCGGGGCTGGTGGTGGGGGACACCAGCCGCCTGCCGCCCGCCGTCGAGGAGGACTTCCGGGCGACCGGCATGACACACCTCAACGCCGTGTCGGGCAGCAACGTGGCGATCGTGTTGGGCGCGGTGCTGTTGCTGGCCCGCTGGGCACGCGCCGGCCCGTGGCTCGCCGGCCTGCTCTGCGGGGTGGCGCTTGTGGGGTTCGTCATCCTGGTCCGCCCGTCGCCGAGCGTCGTCCGGGCCGCCACGATGGGGGCGATCGGGCTCGTCGCGCTGGCCGCCGGTCGACCCCGGGCCGCGCTGCCCGCACTGGCCGCCGCCGTCACGGTGCTGGTACTGCTCGACCCCGAGTTGGCCGGCGACGCCGGGTTCGCGCTGTCCGTGCTGGCCACCGGGGGTCTGCTGCTGCTCGCGCCGCGCTGGCGCGACGGGCTGCGCCGCCGGGGTGTCCCAGCCGGGCTGGCCGAGGCGTTGGCGGTGCCGGCGGCCGCCCAGGTGGCCTGCGGGCCGGTCGTCGCCGGGATCTCCGGCACGGTCAGCCTGGTCGCCGTGCCGGCCAACCTGCTGGCGGTGCCGGCGATCGCCCCGGCGACGGTGCTGGGCGTGACGGCTGCCGTGCTGTCACCGATCTGGCCGGGCGGCGCCGGGTTCGTCGCGTGGCTGGCCAGCTGGCCGGCCTGGTGGCTGGTCGTCCTCGCCCGTCACGGCGCCCGTCTCCCGGCCGGCACCCTGCCGTGGCCGGGCGGCGCGTGGGGCGCCCTGTTGCTTGCCGCACTGACCGTGGCGCTGCTGGTCGCCGCGCGTCGACAGCTGGTGCGCCGGCTGGTGGCGGTCGTCGCCGTCGCCGCGCTGCTCGGCACGCTACCGGTCCGGCTGCTGGCCACCGGCTGGCCGCCGCCCGGTTGGGTGGTGGTGGCCTGTGCGGTGGGGCAGGGCGACGCTCTGGTGCTGCCCGTCGCCCCCGGCCGGGCGGTGGTGGTCGACGCCGGCCCGGACCCGGGCGCGGTGGACGGGTGCCTGCGGCGGCTCGGCATCCGGGAGGTGCCGCTGCTGGTGGTCAGCCACTTCCACGTCGACCACGTGGGCGGGGTGGCCGGGGTGTTCCGGGGCCGGCGGGTGACCGCCGTGCTGACCCCGCCATCGACGGATCCGGCGAGCGGCCGGGACGCGGTCCGCGCGGCGGCGATGAGCGGGCGGGCCACGTTGCTCGGCACCACCGCCGGGGCGCTGCATCGGGTCGGCGGCGTCGACCTGCTCGTGCTCGGTCCGCCGTATCCGCTGGCGGGCACCAGATCCGACCCGAACAACAATTCGTTGCTGCTGCGCGCCACGGTCGCCGGCGTGCGGATCCTGCTGCCCGGCGACGCCGAGACCGAGGAGCAGCACGCTGTGCTGGCCCGGGTGGCGCCGGGACAGCTGAGGGCGGACGTGCTGAAGGTCGCCCACCACGGCTCGGCGTATCAGGACGACGGCTTCCTCGCCGCCGTACGACCGGCGGTGGCTTTGGTGCCGGTCGGCGCGGGCAACACCTACGGGCACCCGAACCCGGCGCTTCTGACCCGGCTGAGCAGGGGCGGCGCCCGGGTCCTGCGGACCGACACCGACGGTGACCTGGCCGCGATCCGGACCGGCGACGGCCTCGCGGTGGCCCGCCGAGGGGTGCGACCCGGACGACCACCGTGA
- the holA gene encoding DNA polymerase III subunit delta, translating into MGGVTPASLAPILLVLGDEELLATRAVTEAVERVRSVEAEADVREYQAGALTVGEIAEMLSPSLFGGRRLLILRSGQDARKDLVAALLAYAKNPDPDVQLLVLHLGGAKGKAFADGLRSAGATVIPAAKLKGHRDRVAFVRDEIRRAGGKCTDDAAEALIAAVGNDLRELAAACSQLIADTDGRISAETVARYYRGRVEVTGFTVADATMVGDVPAALEALRWALHVGVDPVPIADALADGVRTVARVASAGRGNPYQLASSLGMPAWKIERAQRQGRGWTPEGLVRAMQVAAECNAAVKGGSDDRAYALERAVFSVVAARQGSGR; encoded by the coding sequence ATGGGCGGCGTGACCCCCGCCAGCCTCGCCCCCATTCTGCTCGTCCTCGGCGACGAGGAGTTGCTCGCCACGCGCGCCGTGACCGAAGCTGTCGAGCGGGTCCGCAGCGTCGAGGCCGAGGCGGACGTCCGCGAGTACCAGGCAGGCGCGCTCACCGTCGGTGAGATCGCCGAGATGCTCAGCCCATCGCTGTTCGGCGGGCGACGGCTGCTCATCCTGCGCTCCGGCCAGGACGCCCGGAAGGACCTGGTCGCCGCGCTGCTGGCGTACGCGAAGAACCCCGACCCGGACGTCCAACTGCTGGTGCTGCACCTGGGCGGCGCCAAGGGCAAGGCGTTCGCCGACGGGCTACGGTCGGCAGGCGCGACGGTGATCCCGGCGGCGAAGCTCAAGGGGCACCGCGACCGGGTCGCCTTCGTCCGCGACGAGATCCGCCGGGCCGGCGGAAAGTGCACAGACGACGCCGCCGAGGCGCTGATCGCGGCCGTCGGCAACGACCTGCGCGAGCTGGCCGCCGCCTGCTCCCAGCTCATCGCCGACACCGACGGGCGGATCAGCGCCGAGACGGTGGCCCGCTACTACCGGGGCCGGGTCGAGGTGACCGGCTTCACGGTGGCGGACGCCACAATGGTCGGCGACGTGCCGGCCGCCCTGGAGGCGCTGCGCTGGGCACTGCACGTCGGTGTCGACCCGGTGCCCATCGCCGATGCCCTGGCCGACGGCGTGCGTACGGTCGCCCGGGTGGCGTCGGCCGGGCGGGGTAACCCGTACCAGCTCGCCAGCAGTCTCGGGATGCCGGCCTGGAAGATCGAGCGGGCGCAGCGACAGGGGCGCGGCTGGACGCCGGAGGGGCTGGTCCGGGCCATGCAGGTCGCCGCCGAGTGCAACGCGGCCGTCAAGGGTGGCTCGGACGACCGGGCGTACGCCCTGGAA